A part of Papilio machaon chromosome 23, ilPapMach1.1, whole genome shotgun sequence genomic DNA contains:
- the LOC106719886 gene encoding collagen alpha-1(I) chain isoform X1 → MYTTTLHFCLHDPINVKLAKARRGMIKEKEKGGGARIKDEPNDPTEPGHGSRPPSASLPTPAALKKEPEEAHRVKLEPHTQSEDANPELGVDGIKTEIDGLMDSDGDPTKSPSCEMGGPGSLKSERLSSDSNDILDPQTGLRGSTGNLQVKKDGNQNCRNPNNENLGSCRLGGGPMGGVSMGPMSSEAQTLPANVISKQAGSMEQSQIFVFSTLLANKSAEAVISGQHHSIIAYHCAQPNTKKYLEKHPLKIGQFNKQSPAQWLNNLAMAKNRSGMRGGPNMMGGPNQMGHMMGGPMGPNMGPMGHGGMGHMGPNMMGPNRMVGPGNQMMMMKGGPGQMGQMGPGMGPMDGFPGGTPSCGVMDGLGADGEMPWDTKNSSVMSNGMSNGPPLPMPPCSEAGEAPPQNDSSDSQCQPGPKAGVKIPDENLTPQQRAHREEQLATIRKMQQMLFPESGGGANPGSGDGSQQPNDINPPNSTANINMPYPPMSQMGPNGPMVSGPNGPMVSMSNSMNSGPSCTMSGPMGPNGPMGPGPMGPGGPMGPNGPMGGPMGGMGGPGGMGMGGHGSMGPNGMMGPNGPMMTGMGPNGPMGPMGPCGMKGIRGACGGPDMKSGMCTDMHMGRGCGGPMGRMPNPMGGMGGPKPCMMGGPHMGPRMMPGPNMNAMNGGIMMDGSMLGGMVHDCGPDHHMPVNGPMCDEYGRGRNMGPGDPGGLGPGHKGGLRSPKSPSAGADIDWQKLHHQFFDDPKSMDTELSTQVKSPCSERGGCLPPPPYGASPLHRSASVPIATASPSHGSVQMPMSAEASRAGSGLNSPAHCKPGHKQDAPELLEKLDAGVFVRSLQCLAERQQKHAQCKEPSLMPVPSPQQISYLNQFEGQELTIQKQPNTSLKDNGPPSNSGGQTPQSSSNQKSPAGMMPGTPEPHSSLSEQRSGRFSLEQSPSFNNPQTPTSAANTKCGGEYHEKSRPSPSSNRSSQDNASKTPQRESSGLNQGPYAPASSASCVGSAKSSCSVTTAPSGNMDDTMAGSNETTLSGGPNSTSLPGPFPGPCSMNRPDNIPINPNQGPNGPMGTSTSSFDPISSLAQMSQQLTNTVGGGGPGPTGPMGPNGSGMGPFGSGPHHMQHHHSMHPHGHPHMMMNDLGCHMDNMGGPGLGGPMEGMMGGGDFPPDMNLSPKMGGGPMGGPMGPMGPDASMLGPRMGGTGKMPPFNGANVQVKASAPNTIQYLPTRPQMPCNTGPRGPPSLDFLQRVTNPMQMENNKGVQYFPGARGMDMEAGMRGVMRPPGGMLRMPHYPAGFNSPPKMAGDPFGGGPNPMCGPNFRGVKGGMPGNVRMGSGQPLPPSMGGPGGGFKGQGFAVPSTADPNYAAQFHNFQQQLYATGSRAAQPHQGYPPYQPSK, encoded by the exons ATGTATACAACGACCTTACACTTCTGTTTACATGATCCTATCAATG TCAAGTTGGCGAAGGCACGTAGGGGCATGATCAAGGAGAAGGAGAAGGGCGGGGGCGCCCGCATAAAGGACGAGCCCAACGATCCAACAGAACCTG GTCATGGTTCACGTCCGCCGAGCGCGTCGCTGCCGACGCCGGCGGCGCTGAAGAAGGAACCAGAGGAGGCCCACCGGGTGAAGTTGGAGCCCCATACGCAGTCCGAGGACGCCAACCCGGAGCTCGGCGTCGACGGCATCAAGACAGAAATCGACGGCCTCATGGATAGCGACG GTGACCCCACGAAATCCCCATCTTGCGAAATGGGTGGACCCGGTTCATTGAAATCGGAGCGTCTCTCGTCCGATTCTAACGATATATTGGACCCACAGACCGGCCTAAGAGGTTCAACTGGGAACCTGCaggtaaaaaaa GATGGCAACCAGAATTGCCGCAACCCAAACAATGAGAACCTAGGCTCGTGCCGTCTGGGCGGAGGGCCTATGGGCGGCGTGTCCATGGGGCCCATGTCCAGCGAGGCCCAGACCCTGCCCGCTAACGTCATCAGTAAACAGGCCGGCAGTATGGAG CAAAGCCAGATCTTCGTGTTCTCAACTCTGCTTGCCAATAAAAGCGCGGAGGCGGTGATATCTGGTCAGCATCACTCCATCATCGCTTATCACTGTGCTCAGCCCAACACAAAGAAATATCTGGAG AAACATCCACTCAAAATAGGCCAATTTAACAAGCAAAGTCCTGCACAATGGTTAAACAATCTTGCTATGGCGAAGAATAGAAGTGGTATGCGAGGTGGTCCCAACATGATGGGAGGTCCCAACCAAATGGGCCACATGATGGGCGGACCCATGGGTCCCAACATGGGGCCTATGGGTCACGGCGGCATGGGACACATGGGACCAAACATGATGGGCCCCAATCGCATGGTAGGACCCGGAAAccaaatgatgatgatgaaaggTGGCCCAGGACAGATGGGACAAATGGGTCCTGGGATGGGTCCCATGGATGGGTTTCCAGGGGGCACCCCGTCCTGTGGTGTCATGGACGGCCTCGGTGCTGATGGTGAAATGCCATGGGACACC AAAAACTCCTCAGTAATGTCGAACGGCATGTCCAACGGGCCGCCGCTGCCGATGCCGCCGTGCTCGGAGGCGGGAGAAGCACCGCCGCAGAACGACTCCTCAGACTCGCAGTGCCAACCGGGACCTAAAG CGGGTGTAAAGATCCCCGACGAGAACCTGACCCCGCAGCAGCGAGCACACCGCGAGGAGCAGCTGGCGACAATCCGCAAGATGCAGCAGATGCTGTTCCCCGagagcggcggcggcgcgaaCCCAGGGTCCGGCGATGGCTCACAGCAGCCCAACGACATCAATCCGCCCAACTCCACCGCCAACATCAACATGCCCTACCCGCCCATGTCACAAATGGGACCTAACGGACCCATGGTCTCCGGACCCAACGGGCCCATGGTATCCATGTCTAACAGCATGAACTCTGGACCTAGTTGTACTATGTCGGGACCTATGGGCCCAAACGGACCTATGGGCCCGGGGCCGATGGGACCCGGTGGTCCGATGGGTCCGAACGGTCCTATGGGAGGACCGATGGGGGGAATGGGTGGACCGGGCGGGATGGGTATGGGTGGACACGGCTCTATGGGACCTAACGGTATGATGGGGCCGAATGGACCCATGATGACGGGTATGGGCCCTAACGGCCCCATGGGCCCTATGGGGCCTTGTGGGATGAAAGGAATTCGAGGTGCTTGTGGTGGACCCGACATGAAATCGGGAATGTGTACAGATATGCATATGGGTAGAGGTTGCGGAGGTCCAATGGGA CGTATGCCAAACCCAATGGGCGGCATGGGAGGGCCTAAACCCTGTATGATGGGTGGACCTCACATGGGACCTCGGATGATGCCTGGACCTAATATGAATGCAATGAATG GAGGTATAATGATGGACGGCAGCATGCTGGGCGGCATGGTACACGACTGCGGCCCAGACCACCACATGCCCGTCAACGGGCCCATGTGTGACGAGTACGGACGTGGACGTAAT ATGGGTCCCGGAGACCCCGGTGGGCTGGGCCCGGGGCACAAGGGCGGGCTGCGGAGCCCCAAGAGCCCCTCGGCCGGCGCTGACATCGACTGGCAGAAGTTACACCATCAGTTCTTTGATGACCCCAAATCTATGGATACGGAACTCA gTACACAAGTGAAATCGCCATGTTCAGAAAGAGGAGGTTGTTTACCTCCCCCTCCTTATGGTGCGTCCCCACTTCATCGGTCGGCTTCGGTACCTATTG CGACAGCGTCACCATCACACGGCTCTGTACAAATGCCGATGTCGGCGGAGGCGTCGCGCGCCGGCTCCGGTCTCAACAGCCCCGCGCACTGCAAGCCCGGACACAAACAGGACGCGCCAg AGTTACTGGAGAAACTGGACGCGGGCGTGTTTGTGCGGTCGCTGCAATGTCTGGCGGAGAGACAGCAGAAGCACGCGCAATGCAAGGAGCCCAGCCTGATGCCCGTGCCCTCCCCGCAACAAATATCCTATCTCAACCAATTCGAAG GTCAAGAGCTAACGATACAAAAACAACCAAACACATCGCTCAAGGACAACGGTCCACCCTCAAACAGCGGCGGTCAAACGCCACAGTCCAGTTCAAATCAGAAATCACCAGCAGG CATGATGCCGGGTACTCCGGAGCCCCACTCGTCGTTGTCTGAGCAGCGCTCGGGACGCTTCTCTCTCGAGCAGAGTCCCAGCTTCAACAACCCGCAGACACCCACCTCCGCTGCCAATACAAAGTGCGGAGGTGAGTATC ATGAGAAATCACGACCTAGTCCATCATCGAACCGGTCGAGTCAAGACAACGCGTCAAAGACCCCGCAGCGCGAGTCGTCTGGTCTGAACCAGGGACCTTACGCGCCCGCCTCCTCCGCCTCGTGCGTCGGCAGCGCCAAGAGCAGCTGCAGCGTCACCACCGCACCCAGCGGCAACATGGACGACACCATGGCAGGCAGCAATGAG ACGACATTATCAGGGGGTCCAAACAGCACGAGTTTACCTGGTCCGTTTCCCGGCCCGTGCAGCATGAACAGGCCCGACAATATCCCCATCAATCCTAACCAAGGCCCGAACGGCCCCATGGGTACCTCTACGTCTTCCTTCGACCCGATATCGTCACTGGCCCAGATGTCGCAACAGCTCACCAACACTGTGGGCGGCGGCGGGCCCGGCCCGACTGGACCCATGGGGCCTAACGGCAGCGGAATGGGACCCTTCGGCTCGGGCCCGCACCACATGCAGCACCATCACTCGATGCATCCACACGGACATCCTCATATGATGATGAATGATTTAG GTTGCCACATGGACAATATGGGAGGTCCCGGCCTCGGCGGGCCTATGGAAGGAATGATGGGCGGCGGCGACTTCCCTCCCGATATGAACTTAAGTCCAAAAATGGGAGGAGGTCCCATGGGTGGCCCGATGGGCCCCATGGGTCCCGACGCATCCATGCTCGGGCCGAGAATGGGAGGCACGGGTAAAATGCCACCGTTTAATGGAGCAAACGTGCAAGTGAAAGCGAGTGCGCCCAACACGATACAATATCTGCCGACGAGGCCGCAGATGCCGTGCAATACGGGCCCGCGAGGACCCCCCAGCTTGGACTTCCTGCAGCGAGTGACGAACCCGATGCAGATGGAGAACAATAAAGGAGTGCAGTACTTCCCCGGGGCGAGGGGCATGGACATGGAGGCGGGCATGCGGGGCGTGATGCGGCCGCCCGGCGGTATGCTCAGGATGCCCCACTACCCCGCCGGGTTCAACTCGCCCCCCAAGATGGCGGGCGATCCCTTCGGCGGCGGACCCAATCCCATGTGCGGGCCCAACTTCCGGGGAGTGAAAGGGGGAATGCCGGGGAACGTCCGCATGGGATCGGGACAGCCGCTGCCGCCGTCGATGGGGGGCCCGGGCGGCGGGTTCAAGGGGCAGGGCTTCGCGGTGCCCTCGACGGCGGACCCCAACTACGCGGCGCAGTTCCACAACTTCCAGCAGCAGCTGTACGCGACGGGCAGCCGCGCCGCGCAGCCGCACCAGGGCTACCCGCCCTACCAGCCGTCCAAGTGA
- the LOC106719886 gene encoding collagen alpha-1(I) chain isoform X4, producing MYTTTLHFCLHDPINVKLAKARRGMIKEKEKGGGARIKDEPNDPTEPGHGSRPPSASLPTPAALKKEPEEAHRVKLEPHTQSEDANPELGVDGIKTEIDGLMDSDGDPTKSPSCEMGGPGSLKSERLSSDSNDILDPQTGLRGSTGNLQDGNQNCRNPNNENLGSCRLGGGPMGGVSMGPMSSEAQTLPANVISKQAGSMEQSQIFVFSTLLANKSAEAVISGQHHSIIAYHCAQPNTKKYLEKHPLKIGQFNKQSPAQWLNNLAMAKNRSGMRGGPNMMGGPNQMGHMMGGPMGPNMGPMGHGGMGHMGPNMMGPNRMVGPGNQMMMMKGGPGQMGQMGPGMGPMDGFPGGTPSCGVMDGLGADGEMPWDTKNSSVMSNGMSNGPPLPMPPCSEAGEAPPQNDSSDSQCQPGPKAGVKIPDENLTPQQRAHREEQLATIRKMQQMLFPESGGGANPGSGDGSQQPNDINPPNSTANINMPYPPMSQMGPNGPMVSGPNGPMVSMSNSMNSGPSCTMSGPMGPNGPMGPGPMGPGGPMGPNGPMGGPMGGMGGPGGMGMGGHGSMGPNGMMGPNGPMMTGMGPNGPMGPMGPCGMKGIRGACGGPDMKSGMCTDMHMGRGCGGPMGRMPNPMGGMGGPKPCMMGGPHMGPRMMPGPNMNAMNGGIMMDGSMLGGMVHDCGPDHHMPVNGPMCDEYGRGRNMGPGDPGGLGPGHKGGLRSPKSPSAGADIDWQKLHHQFFDDPKSMDTELSTQVKSPCSERGGCLPPPPYGASPLHRSASVPIATASPSHGSVQMPMSAEASRAGSGLNSPAHCKPGHKQDAPELLEKLDAGVFVRSLQCLAERQQKHAQCKEPSLMPVPSPQQISYLNQFEGQELTIQKQPNTSLKDNGPPSNSGGQTPQSSSNQKSPAGMMPGTPEPHSSLSEQRSGRFSLEQSPSFNNPQTPTSAANTKCGDEKSRPSPSSNRSSQDNASKTPQRESSGLNQGPYAPASSASCVGSAKSSCSVTTAPSGNMDDTMAGSNETTLSGGPNSTSLPGPFPGPCSMNRPDNIPINPNQGPNGPMGTSTSSFDPISSLAQMSQQLTNTVGGGGPGPTGPMGPNGSGMGPFGSGPHHMQHHHSMHPHGHPHMMMNDLGCHMDNMGGPGLGGPMEGMMGGGDFPPDMNLSPKMGGGPMGGPMGPMGPDASMLGPRMGGTGKMPPFNGANVQVKASAPNTIQYLPTRPQMPCNTGPRGPPSLDFLQRVTNPMQMENNKGVQYFPGARGMDMEAGMRGVMRPPGGMLRMPHYPAGFNSPPKMAGDPFGGGPNPMCGPNFRGVKGGMPGNVRMGSGQPLPPSMGGPGGGFKGQGFAVPSTADPNYAAQFHNFQQQLYATGSRAAQPHQGYPPYQPSK from the exons ATGTATACAACGACCTTACACTTCTGTTTACATGATCCTATCAATG TCAAGTTGGCGAAGGCACGTAGGGGCATGATCAAGGAGAAGGAGAAGGGCGGGGGCGCCCGCATAAAGGACGAGCCCAACGATCCAACAGAACCTG GTCATGGTTCACGTCCGCCGAGCGCGTCGCTGCCGACGCCGGCGGCGCTGAAGAAGGAACCAGAGGAGGCCCACCGGGTGAAGTTGGAGCCCCATACGCAGTCCGAGGACGCCAACCCGGAGCTCGGCGTCGACGGCATCAAGACAGAAATCGACGGCCTCATGGATAGCGACG GTGACCCCACGAAATCCCCATCTTGCGAAATGGGTGGACCCGGTTCATTGAAATCGGAGCGTCTCTCGTCCGATTCTAACGATATATTGGACCCACAGACCGGCCTAAGAGGTTCAACTGGGAACCTGCag GATGGCAACCAGAATTGCCGCAACCCAAACAATGAGAACCTAGGCTCGTGCCGTCTGGGCGGAGGGCCTATGGGCGGCGTGTCCATGGGGCCCATGTCCAGCGAGGCCCAGACCCTGCCCGCTAACGTCATCAGTAAACAGGCCGGCAGTATGGAG CAAAGCCAGATCTTCGTGTTCTCAACTCTGCTTGCCAATAAAAGCGCGGAGGCGGTGATATCTGGTCAGCATCACTCCATCATCGCTTATCACTGTGCTCAGCCCAACACAAAGAAATATCTGGAG AAACATCCACTCAAAATAGGCCAATTTAACAAGCAAAGTCCTGCACAATGGTTAAACAATCTTGCTATGGCGAAGAATAGAAGTGGTATGCGAGGTGGTCCCAACATGATGGGAGGTCCCAACCAAATGGGCCACATGATGGGCGGACCCATGGGTCCCAACATGGGGCCTATGGGTCACGGCGGCATGGGACACATGGGACCAAACATGATGGGCCCCAATCGCATGGTAGGACCCGGAAAccaaatgatgatgatgaaaggTGGCCCAGGACAGATGGGACAAATGGGTCCTGGGATGGGTCCCATGGATGGGTTTCCAGGGGGCACCCCGTCCTGTGGTGTCATGGACGGCCTCGGTGCTGATGGTGAAATGCCATGGGACACC AAAAACTCCTCAGTAATGTCGAACGGCATGTCCAACGGGCCGCCGCTGCCGATGCCGCCGTGCTCGGAGGCGGGAGAAGCACCGCCGCAGAACGACTCCTCAGACTCGCAGTGCCAACCGGGACCTAAAG CGGGTGTAAAGATCCCCGACGAGAACCTGACCCCGCAGCAGCGAGCACACCGCGAGGAGCAGCTGGCGACAATCCGCAAGATGCAGCAGATGCTGTTCCCCGagagcggcggcggcgcgaaCCCAGGGTCCGGCGATGGCTCACAGCAGCCCAACGACATCAATCCGCCCAACTCCACCGCCAACATCAACATGCCCTACCCGCCCATGTCACAAATGGGACCTAACGGACCCATGGTCTCCGGACCCAACGGGCCCATGGTATCCATGTCTAACAGCATGAACTCTGGACCTAGTTGTACTATGTCGGGACCTATGGGCCCAAACGGACCTATGGGCCCGGGGCCGATGGGACCCGGTGGTCCGATGGGTCCGAACGGTCCTATGGGAGGACCGATGGGGGGAATGGGTGGACCGGGCGGGATGGGTATGGGTGGACACGGCTCTATGGGACCTAACGGTATGATGGGGCCGAATGGACCCATGATGACGGGTATGGGCCCTAACGGCCCCATGGGCCCTATGGGGCCTTGTGGGATGAAAGGAATTCGAGGTGCTTGTGGTGGACCCGACATGAAATCGGGAATGTGTACAGATATGCATATGGGTAGAGGTTGCGGAGGTCCAATGGGA CGTATGCCAAACCCAATGGGCGGCATGGGAGGGCCTAAACCCTGTATGATGGGTGGACCTCACATGGGACCTCGGATGATGCCTGGACCTAATATGAATGCAATGAATG GAGGTATAATGATGGACGGCAGCATGCTGGGCGGCATGGTACACGACTGCGGCCCAGACCACCACATGCCCGTCAACGGGCCCATGTGTGACGAGTACGGACGTGGACGTAAT ATGGGTCCCGGAGACCCCGGTGGGCTGGGCCCGGGGCACAAGGGCGGGCTGCGGAGCCCCAAGAGCCCCTCGGCCGGCGCTGACATCGACTGGCAGAAGTTACACCATCAGTTCTTTGATGACCCCAAATCTATGGATACGGAACTCA gTACACAAGTGAAATCGCCATGTTCAGAAAGAGGAGGTTGTTTACCTCCCCCTCCTTATGGTGCGTCCCCACTTCATCGGTCGGCTTCGGTACCTATTG CGACAGCGTCACCATCACACGGCTCTGTACAAATGCCGATGTCGGCGGAGGCGTCGCGCGCCGGCTCCGGTCTCAACAGCCCCGCGCACTGCAAGCCCGGACACAAACAGGACGCGCCAg AGTTACTGGAGAAACTGGACGCGGGCGTGTTTGTGCGGTCGCTGCAATGTCTGGCGGAGAGACAGCAGAAGCACGCGCAATGCAAGGAGCCCAGCCTGATGCCCGTGCCCTCCCCGCAACAAATATCCTATCTCAACCAATTCGAAG GTCAAGAGCTAACGATACAAAAACAACCAAACACATCGCTCAAGGACAACGGTCCACCCTCAAACAGCGGCGGTCAAACGCCACAGTCCAGTTCAAATCAGAAATCACCAGCAGG CATGATGCCGGGTACTCCGGAGCCCCACTCGTCGTTGTCTGAGCAGCGCTCGGGACGCTTCTCTCTCGAGCAGAGTCCCAGCTTCAACAACCCGCAGACACCCACCTCCGCTGCCAATACAAAGTGCGGAG ATGAGAAATCACGACCTAGTCCATCATCGAACCGGTCGAGTCAAGACAACGCGTCAAAGACCCCGCAGCGCGAGTCGTCTGGTCTGAACCAGGGACCTTACGCGCCCGCCTCCTCCGCCTCGTGCGTCGGCAGCGCCAAGAGCAGCTGCAGCGTCACCACCGCACCCAGCGGCAACATGGACGACACCATGGCAGGCAGCAATGAG ACGACATTATCAGGGGGTCCAAACAGCACGAGTTTACCTGGTCCGTTTCCCGGCCCGTGCAGCATGAACAGGCCCGACAATATCCCCATCAATCCTAACCAAGGCCCGAACGGCCCCATGGGTACCTCTACGTCTTCCTTCGACCCGATATCGTCACTGGCCCAGATGTCGCAACAGCTCACCAACACTGTGGGCGGCGGCGGGCCCGGCCCGACTGGACCCATGGGGCCTAACGGCAGCGGAATGGGACCCTTCGGCTCGGGCCCGCACCACATGCAGCACCATCACTCGATGCATCCACACGGACATCCTCATATGATGATGAATGATTTAG GTTGCCACATGGACAATATGGGAGGTCCCGGCCTCGGCGGGCCTATGGAAGGAATGATGGGCGGCGGCGACTTCCCTCCCGATATGAACTTAAGTCCAAAAATGGGAGGAGGTCCCATGGGTGGCCCGATGGGCCCCATGGGTCCCGACGCATCCATGCTCGGGCCGAGAATGGGAGGCACGGGTAAAATGCCACCGTTTAATGGAGCAAACGTGCAAGTGAAAGCGAGTGCGCCCAACACGATACAATATCTGCCGACGAGGCCGCAGATGCCGTGCAATACGGGCCCGCGAGGACCCCCCAGCTTGGACTTCCTGCAGCGAGTGACGAACCCGATGCAGATGGAGAACAATAAAGGAGTGCAGTACTTCCCCGGGGCGAGGGGCATGGACATGGAGGCGGGCATGCGGGGCGTGATGCGGCCGCCCGGCGGTATGCTCAGGATGCCCCACTACCCCGCCGGGTTCAACTCGCCCCCCAAGATGGCGGGCGATCCCTTCGGCGGCGGACCCAATCCCATGTGCGGGCCCAACTTCCGGGGAGTGAAAGGGGGAATGCCGGGGAACGTCCGCATGGGATCGGGACAGCCGCTGCCGCCGTCGATGGGGGGCCCGGGCGGCGGGTTCAAGGGGCAGGGCTTCGCGGTGCCCTCGACGGCGGACCCCAACTACGCGGCGCAGTTCCACAACTTCCAGCAGCAGCTGTACGCGACGGGCAGCCGCGCCGCGCAGCCGCACCAGGGCTACCCGCCCTACCAGCCGTCCAAGTGA